From the genome of Homo sapiens chromosome 11 genomic scaffold, GRCh38.p14 alternate locus group ALT_REF_LOCI_1 HSCHR11_1_CTG8, one region includes:
- the PTDSS2 gene encoding phosphatidylserine synthase 2 isoform 3 (isoform 3 is encoded by transcript variant 3): MIRDWWMCMIISVMFEFLEYSLEHQLPNFSECWWDHWIMDVLVCNGLGIYCGMKTLEWLSLKTYKWQGLWNIPTYKGKMKRIAFQFTPYSWVRFEWKPASSLRRWLAVCGIILVFLLAELNTFYLKFVLWMPPEHYLVLLRLVFFVNVGGVAMREIYDFMDDPKPHKKLGPQAWLVAAITATELLIVVKYDPHTLTLSLPFYISQCWTLGSVLALTWTVWRFFLRDITLRYKETRWQKWQNKDDQGSTVGNGDQHPLGLDEDLLGPGVAEGEGAPTPN; the protein is encoded by the exons ATGATCCGAGACTGGTGGATGTGCATGATCATCAGCGTGATGTTCGAGTTCCTGGAGTACAGCCTGGAGCACCAGCTGCCCAACTTCAGCGAGTGCTGGTGGGATCAC TGGATCATGGACGTGCTCGTCTGCAACGGGCTGGGCATCTACTGCGGCATGAAGACCCTTGAGTGGCTGTCCCTGAAGACGTACAAGTGGCAGGGCCTCTGGAACATTCCGACCTACAA GGGCAAGATGAAGAGGATCGCCTTCCAGTTCACGCCGTACAGCTGGGTTCGCTTCGAGTGGAAGCCGGCCTCCAGCCTGCGTCGCTGGCTGGCCGTGTGCGGCATCATCCTGGTG TTCCTGTTGGCAGAACTGAACACGTTCTACCTGAAGTTTGTGCTGTGGATGCCCCCGGAGCACTACCTGGTCCTCCTGCGGCTCGTCTTCTTCGTGAACGTGGGTGGCGTGGCCATGCGTGAGATCTACGACTTCATGGATGACCC GAAGCCCCACAAGAAGCTGGGCCCGCAGGCCTGGCTGGTGGCGGCCATCACGGCCACGGAGCTGCTCATCGTGGTGAAGTACGACCCCCACACGCTCACCCTGTCCCTGCCCTTCTACATCTCCCAGTGCTGGACCCTCGGCTCCGTCCTGGCGCTCACCTGGACCGTCTGGCGCTTCTTCCTGCG GGACATCACATTGAGGTACAAGGAGACCCGGTGGCAGAAGTGGCAGAACAAGGATGACCAGGGCAGCACCGTCGGCAACGGGGACCAGCACCCACTGGGGCTGGACGAAGACCTGCTGGGGCCTGGGGTGGCCGAGGGCGAGGGAGCACCAACTCCAAACTGA
- the RNH1 gene encoding ribonuclease inhibitor yields the protein MSLDIQSLDIQCEELSDARWAELLPLLQQCQVVRLDDCGLTEARCKDISSALRVNPALAELNLRSNELGDVGVHCVLQGLQTPSCKIQKLSLQNCCLTGAGCGVLSSTLRTLPTLQELHLSDNLLGDAGLQLLCEGLLDPQCRLEKLQLEYCSLSAASCEPLASVLRAKPDFKELTVSNNDINEAGVRVLCQGLKDSPCQLEALKLESCGVTSDNCRDLCGIVASKASLRELALGSNKLGDVGMAELCPGLLHPSSRLRTLWIWECGITAKGCGDLCRVLRAKESLKELSLAGNELGDEGARLLCETLLEPGCQLESLWVKSCSFTAACCSHFSSVLAQNRFLLELQISNNRLEDAGVRELCQGLGQPGSVLRVLWLADCDVSDSSCSSLAATLLANHSLRELDLSNNCLGDAGILQLVESVRQPGCLLEQLVLYDIYWSEEMEDRLQALEKDKPSLRVIS from the exons ATGAGCCTGGACATCCAGAGCCTGGACATCCAGTGTGAGGAGCTGAGCGACGCTAGATGGGCCGAgctcctccctctgctccagcAGTGCCAAGTGGTCAG GCTGGACGACTGTGGCCTCACGGAAGCACGGTGCAAGGACATCAGCTCTGCACTTCGAGTCAACCCTGCACTGGCAGAGCTCAACCTGCGCAGCAACGAGCTGGGCGATGTCGGCGTGCATTGCGTGCTCCAGGGCCTGCAGACCCCCTCCTGCAAGATCCAGAAGCTGAG cctccagaactgctgCCTGACGGGGGCCGGCTGCGGGGTCCTGTCCAGCACACTACGCACCCTGCCCACCCTGCAGGAGCTGCACCTCAGCGACAACCTCTTGGGGGATGCGGGCCTGCAGCTGCTCTGCGAAGGACTCCTGGACCCCCAGTGccgcctggaaaagctgca gctggagtattgCAGCCTCTCGGCTGCCAGCTGCGAGCCCCTGGCCTCCGTGCTCAGGGCCAAGCCGGACTTCAAGGAGCTCACGGTTAGCAACAACGACATCAATGAGGCTGGCGTCCGTGTGCTGTGCCAGGGCCTGAAGGACTCCCCCTGCCAGCTGGAGGCGCTCAA gctggagagctgcGGTGTGACATCAGACAACTGCCGGGACCTGTGCGGCATTGTGGCCTCCAAGGCCTCGCTGCGGGAGCTGGCCCTGGGCAGCAACAAGCTGGGTGATGTGGGCATGGCGGAGCTGTGCCCAGGGCTGCTCCACCCCAGCTCCAGGCTCAGGACCCTGTG GATCTGGGAGTGTGGCATCACTGCCAAGGGCTGCGGGGATCTGTGCCGTGTCCTCAGGGCCAAGGAGAGCCTGAAGGAGCTCAGCCTGGCCGGCAACGAGCTGGGGGATGAGGGTGCCCGACTGCTGTGTGAGACCCTGCTGGAACCTGGCTGCCAGCTGGAGTCGCTGTG GGTGAAGTCCTGCAGCTTCACAGCCGCCTGCTGCTCCCACTTCAGCTCAGTGCTGGCCCAGAACAGGTTTCTCCTGGAGCTACAGATAAGCAACAACAGGCTGGAGGATGCGGGCGTGCGGGAGCTGTGCCAGGGCCTGGGCCAGCCTGGCTCTGTGCTGCGGGTGCTCTG GTTGGCCGACTGCGATGTGAGtgacagcagctgcagcagcctcGCCGCAACCCTGTTGGCCAACCACAGCCTGCGTGAGCTGGACCTCAGCAACAACTGCCTGGGGGACGCCGGCATCCTGCAGCTGGTGGAGAGCGTCCGGCAGCCGGGCTGCCTCCTGGAGCAGCTGGT CCTGTACGACATTTACTGGTCTGAGGAGATGGAGGACCGGCTGCAGGCCCTGGAGAAGGACAAGCCATCCCTGAGGGTCATCTCCTGa